The Thiorhodovibrio litoralis genome includes a window with the following:
- a CDS encoding PGAP1-like alpha/beta domain-containing protein, giving the protein MKSSVFLIALIGLSLSPLTTFADETIYLDASSGAVTIAGGATDGLTRYLDFGGEDIYTIPADLAGEAEVVDNQASTIILPAGLSIADTQFSSDGVYLRANGQGVTLLGQPAAFDFVFAGNADDPSLGVLRTFAKTAELFGATIPAAGASPVNGTVSGTINTDGEITSVSDDGGYVAGTPAPTSVSTLSAEVNVAPGSAVAVNLGDGTRVDLPATNAEFVTKVERTSNTLPSGDYFPSGSNMLVSGAMRTVEFSGSGDASALKPVITIPRDEIGTLDPETVFVLRQATTMVGGEWVDGHFSVLDADFDAAGNLHFVDPMVPDSLESVLINPGDDDGTTPPGPALLYAAGASNGTYWIGNVKYSVMSFEQSLNWSESPELVRMIPDATLADHGYRREASESDLRILRRQPICNVVLLVHGHNEDEKSGFVDGTEPAPWRVGYKRRVWDLLYKTFGSGGCTAYYEFIYPSYRPIFSPVPDKSFTYHKTLGESLGELFNRELRENSQLAAMLASDIPFNLTIVAHSMGGLVARAGLRHMSDAVLDHFQRLVTWGSPHHGAGLPSLLYAMRAGHDLIWMGSRIPLHNIGQWDSYGKELDGIAIDTPGQRDLRWSAGHKSMMALGSVMQENTTTGFEKSEIELPNGSLFYSTNLQLFNEGAGWQQGKTDGKFTFFYGVTSKKAVPEENSTLSDWLWNQAPTLSFGLSTPIEQGAYLNSIAMQSTYTQSDGAVPAWSAQGAGLYEPSGIKRVNVGDVDHEEFYGAEPAQRTEETIQIGESVARSTLIEAGFMDCPRLSAGVDFSSGNLEVSGNLDYPALKLANGGDGWIGARVSSLELRKDRADGEAVNGLVSQISDESDNGSVLLTGPATAVSNITTAYLVAVLRDGSEVVSSPLTGFQGSTDGERFTFSQDYRYSGSSGWPDGPLVNDELFVSLEGDLRVNISYDGEPLRKVQIKEPVFSVDENRSPIRPTLVWELSIPWSDASSIDVSISGNLSIRPSLDSGTTERDGLTLDWGLSSSGPPNWRLSPTEEFDDPDSCDHYGEQDQLTISEDGSASLSVTVSDLATACDLVLQSTVAPYDSYVEAWGGYHQYVPVYPEIIIRITGYN; this is encoded by the coding sequence ATGAAATCTAGCGTCTTTTTGATTGCGCTGATCGGCTTGTCGCTTTCACCGCTGACCACCTTCGCGGATGAAACCATTTATCTTGATGCTTCTTCCGGCGCAGTGACCATCGCTGGTGGCGCGACCGATGGTTTAACACGCTATCTCGATTTCGGTGGGGAAGACATCTACACCATCCCTGCAGACCTGGCCGGCGAGGCGGAGGTGGTCGACAATCAAGCCAGCACCATCATATTGCCAGCGGGCTTGTCGATCGCAGACACACAGTTTAGTTCAGATGGTGTGTATTTGAGAGCAAATGGGCAAGGAGTGACATTACTCGGTCAACCCGCCGCATTCGATTTCGTCTTTGCGGGCAACGCCGATGACCCCAGCTTAGGCGTTCTCCGCACTTTCGCCAAGACGGCAGAGCTTTTCGGCGCCACGATCCCCGCTGCCGGGGCATCACCCGTTAATGGAACCGTTTCAGGTACCATCAATACCGATGGGGAGATCACCTCCGTTTCCGATGATGGTGGCTATGTGGCTGGCACGCCGGCACCGACCTCGGTTAGTACCCTGAGCGCTGAAGTGAACGTCGCCCCCGGCAGCGCCGTGGCGGTGAATCTTGGCGATGGCACGCGCGTGGATCTGCCCGCTACCAATGCAGAATTCGTCACCAAGGTTGAGCGTACAAGCAACACCTTGCCCTCTGGCGACTACTTTCCCAGTGGGAGCAACATGCTGGTCTCTGGCGCAATGCGCACGGTGGAATTCTCCGGTAGTGGCGATGCGAGCGCGTTGAAACCGGTTATTACTATCCCCCGGGACGAAATCGGCACTCTGGACCCCGAGACCGTCTTCGTGCTGCGTCAGGCAACGACCATGGTCGGAGGGGAATGGGTGGATGGTCACTTCAGTGTGCTGGACGCTGACTTTGACGCTGCTGGCAACCTGCACTTCGTCGATCCAATGGTGCCGGACAGCCTTGAGTCCGTCCTGATCAATCCCGGTGACGACGATGGCACCACCCCCCCTGGGCCTGCCTTACTCTATGCAGCTGGCGCCTCCAATGGCACGTACTGGATCGGTAACGTGAAGTACTCAGTGATGAGTTTTGAGCAGTCACTCAACTGGTCCGAGTCGCCGGAACTGGTGCGCATGATACCTGACGCTACGCTCGCTGATCACGGCTACCGGCGCGAGGCTTCGGAGAGCGACTTGAGGATATTGCGGCGACAGCCGATCTGCAATGTTGTGCTACTCGTACATGGGCACAATGAAGATGAGAAGAGTGGCTTTGTGGATGGGACCGAACCGGCACCCTGGAGGGTGGGTTACAAACGCCGAGTGTGGGATCTGCTTTACAAGACCTTCGGTAGCGGTGGCTGCACTGCTTATTACGAATTTATTTACCCGAGCTATCGGCCGATTTTCTCCCCGGTGCCCGACAAGTCCTTTACTTATCATAAGACGCTCGGTGAGTCCCTCGGAGAATTGTTTAATAGAGAACTGCGCGAAAACTCTCAACTCGCAGCCATGCTGGCCAGCGATATACCGTTCAACCTGACGATTGTTGCGCACTCCATGGGCGGGCTAGTCGCTCGTGCTGGCCTGCGCCACATGTCAGATGCCGTGCTTGATCACTTCCAGCGCTTGGTGACCTGGGGCTCGCCGCACCACGGCGCCGGGCTTCCGAGCCTGCTTTATGCGATGCGTGCCGGGCATGACCTCATCTGGATGGGTTCGCGCATTCCATTACACAATATCGGTCAGTGGGATTCCTACGGCAAGGAACTGGATGGTATTGCTATTGACACCCCCGGACAGCGCGACTTGCGCTGGTCTGCAGGGCACAAGTCCATGATGGCGCTCGGTTCGGTCATGCAAGAAAACACGACGACCGGGTTTGAGAAGTCGGAAATCGAACTACCGAATGGCAGCCTGTTCTACAGCACCAACCTGCAGTTGTTCAACGAAGGCGCAGGCTGGCAGCAGGGCAAGACAGACGGGAAGTTTACATTCTTCTACGGCGTCACATCCAAGAAAGCGGTTCCAGAAGAGAATAGTACTTTATCAGATTGGTTGTGGAACCAGGCACCAACGTTAAGCTTTGGACTTTCCACGCCAATCGAGCAAGGAGCCTATCTAAACAGCATAGCCATGCAATCGACATACACGCAGAGCGATGGTGCTGTCCCTGCTTGGAGTGCGCAGGGTGCCGGGCTGTATGAGCCTTCTGGGATCAAGCGCGTTAACGTCGGTGATGTTGACCACGAAGAATTCTATGGCGCCGAGCCGGCGCAACGGACTGAAGAGACGATTCAGATCGGTGAGTCAGTGGCACGTTCGACGCTGATCGAGGCCGGCTTCATGGACTGCCCTAGACTCTCGGCCGGTGTTGACTTTTCCTCGGGGAATCTTGAAGTCAGTGGCAACCTCGACTACCCAGCGCTGAAGTTGGCAAATGGGGGAGACGGTTGGATAGGCGCCCGCGTTTCGAGCCTGGAACTGCGTAAGGATCGCGCCGATGGCGAGGCGGTGAATGGCTTGGTCAGTCAAATCAGCGACGAAAGCGACAACGGCAGTGTGCTGCTTACCGGTCCTGCTACGGCAGTCAGTAATATTACCACAGCCTACTTGGTGGCTGTGCTGCGCGATGGCTCTGAGGTCGTCTCGTCGCCGCTCACTGGGTTTCAGGGTAGCACTGACGGTGAGCGTTTCACTTTCAGTCAGGATTATCGATATAGCGGTTCGTCCGGTTGGCCCGACGGGCCGCTTGTCAACGACGAGCTGTTTGTCAGCCTGGAAGGAGACCTGCGCGTAAACATCAGCTACGATGGTGAACCATTGCGCAAAGTACAAATCAAAGAGCCCGTGTTTAGCGTGGATGAGAATCGGTCCCCGATACGACCTACTTTGGTGTGGGAGCTGAGTATTCCGTGGTCGGACGCATCAAGCATTGACGTAAGTATCAGCGGTAACCTATCAATCCGCCCGAGCTTGGACTCCGGCACCACAGAACGCGACGGGCTGACGCTTGACTGGGGGCTTTCATCCAGTGGCCCCCCCAACTGGCGTCTGTCGCCCACTGAAGAATTCGACGACCCGGACAGCTGCGATCATTATGGCGAGCAAGATCAGCTGACCATCAGTGAAGATGGCTCTGCAAGTCTGTCGGTTACGGTGAGTGATTTGGCAACCGCCTGCGACCTGGTGCTGCAATCCACAGTCGCGCCCTATGATTCGTATGTGGAGGCTTGGGGCGGCTACCACCAGTACGTCCCCGTCTATCCGGAAATTATTATCCGTATTACCGGGTACAACTGA